A section of the Flaviflexus equikiangi genome encodes:
- a CDS encoding NAD kinase, protein MTREIYVVEHKYRPDAQQSAAAMSAELTRQGFHVRRSGPLGEAEIVVVLGGDGTILAATELTRGTEVPIVGINYGHVGFLAEVEPEGLPRVVEQITARQWTLDRRMTMDIDVTLADGSRSRTWTLNEAALDKAGMPMIEVSLGVDGRGVSSFSCDSVLMATPTGSTAYSFSAGGPVVWPDVEAMLLIPVAAHALFTRPLVVGPQSELEIVIDTDGARLVCDGRRELPVAAGSLITARKSDHPVYLARLNDTPFSGRLVKKFDLPVRGWRDRRRR, encoded by the coding sequence ATGACGCGTGAAATATACGTTGTTGAACACAAGTATCGTCCGGACGCCCAGCAGTCGGCTGCGGCGATGTCGGCCGAGTTGACCCGTCAGGGTTTCCACGTGAGACGGTCGGGCCCGCTGGGAGAGGCGGAGATCGTCGTCGTCCTCGGTGGGGACGGCACGATACTCGCCGCCACGGAACTGACGCGCGGGACCGAGGTTCCCATCGTCGGGATCAACTATGGTCATGTCGGTTTCCTCGCCGAGGTGGAGCCGGAAGGCCTTCCTCGTGTCGTCGAACAGATCACGGCACGGCAGTGGACGCTGGATCGCCGGATGACGATGGATATTGACGTGACATTGGCCGACGGGTCCCGGTCACGGACATGGACATTGAACGAGGCCGCGCTCGACAAGGCGGGTATGCCGATGATCGAGGTCAGTCTCGGTGTTGATGGTCGCGGCGTCTCCTCCTTTTCGTGCGACTCGGTCCTCATGGCCACCCCGACAGGATCCACCGCCTACTCCTTCTCCGCGGGCGGCCCCGTCGTCTGGCCCGATGTCGAGGCGATGCTTCTCATTCCCGTCGCGGCGCATGCTCTCTTCACGCGCCCCCTCGTCGTCGGTCCTCAATCGGAGCTGGAGATCGTCATCGACACCGATGGTGCACGCCTCGTGTGCGATGGACGGAGGGAGCTTCCGGTTGCGGCAGGCAGCCTTATCACCGCCCGCAAGTCAGACCATCCCGTCTACCTGGCACGTCTCAACGACACGCCGTTCTCCGGCAGGCTCGTCAAGAAGTTCGATCTGCCGGTGCGAGGTTGGCGAGATCGGAGGCGACGATGA
- a CDS encoding TlyA family RNA methyltransferase, whose translation MGRLRRIDAELVRRNLASSREEAKRLVESGRVLLDGGVVTKPARQVDPAQAIVVDDTDLDHYASRGAYKLAGVLDLLGDRAPRIEGRRIIDAGASTGGFTDVLLRRGASEVLAIDVGYGLLAWRLREDPRVTVMERMNVRELTAEDVAPSPDMAVGDLSFISLTLILPALVGACRDDADFLLMVKPQFEIGKDRLGHGGVVRDLHHHEETVAKVAGCAMDLGLDIADVAASPLPGPAGNVEYFLSMRRNHPDPVTDLADAIHRAVMNGPAPALFGRVGSEENT comes from the coding sequence ATGGGACGTCTTCGTCGCATCGATGCTGAACTCGTCAGACGGAACCTGGCTTCTTCCCGTGAGGAGGCGAAGCGTCTCGTGGAAAGCGGGCGTGTTCTTCTCGACGGCGGTGTCGTGACGAAGCCTGCCCGCCAAGTGGACCCGGCGCAGGCAATCGTCGTCGATGACACCGATCTCGACCACTATGCGTCCCGGGGAGCATACAAGCTGGCCGGGGTCCTCGATCTGCTCGGGGATCGGGCGCCTCGCATCGAGGGGCGCCGAATCATCGACGCCGGTGCGAGTACCGGTGGGTTCACGGACGTCTTGCTGCGCCGCGGAGCATCCGAGGTGCTCGCGATCGACGTCGGCTACGGACTCTTGGCATGGCGGTTACGCGAAGATCCGCGTGTCACTGTCATGGAGCGCATGAATGTGCGGGAGCTGACTGCGGAGGATGTGGCTCCGAGTCCTGACATGGCGGTGGGAGACCTGTCGTTTATCTCTCTCACGCTGATCCTCCCTGCCCTCGTCGGTGCGTGCCGAGACGATGCCGATTTCCTTCTCATGGTGAAGCCTCAGTTCGAGATCGGGAAGGATCGCCTCGGCCACGGGGGAGTGGTCCGCGACCTCCACCATCACGAGGAGACAGTCGCGAAGGTTGCGGGATGCGCGATGGACCTCGGTCTCGACATCGCCGATGTGGCCGCGTCCCCGCTGCCTGGACCGGCCGGCAACGTCGAATACTTCCTCTCGATGCGGCGCAACCACCCGGACCCTGTCACCGATCTGGCAGATGCGATCCACAGGGCCGTCATGAACGGGCCGGCACCTGCCCTGTTCGGTAGAGTCGGCTCCGAGGAGAACACATGA
- a CDS encoding HAD-IIA family hydrolase: MTLTSSNEPLSTAYDAAIYDLDGVCYRGDQPVVDAAESITDARNSGQRAVYLTNNASRTPHAIGEHLRSLGIPAEDSEVYTAAMAAAELASEQIPAGSKVFVIGGAGLVEALTVKGFTVVDSADDDPAAVVQGWDPSVGWAIMSEGALAIQRGALFIASNLDATLPQERGFMLGNGSLVKAVEHATGVVPLATGKPLPKVFHQAGESVSAVRPLAVGDRLNTDIRGAVAAGIDSLHVLTGVNDEKDVALAIPEERPTFLVKTLVGLNEPYSAPSLSGMKASRGESWAEVSNEELVASGPLDGASLELYRCVVAACWAAADAGVSREKLADQLADLVVA; encoded by the coding sequence GTGACGCTCACGTCATCGAACGAACCACTATCGACGGCTTATGACGCAGCCATCTACGACCTTGATGGTGTGTGCTACCGCGGAGACCAGCCGGTCGTCGACGCAGCGGAATCGATTACGGACGCACGCAACAGCGGTCAGCGCGCCGTCTATCTGACTAATAACGCGTCCCGCACCCCGCATGCTATCGGTGAACACCTGCGATCCCTGGGGATTCCTGCAGAGGATTCCGAGGTCTACACGGCGGCTATGGCGGCCGCGGAACTCGCCTCGGAGCAGATCCCTGCCGGATCGAAGGTCTTCGTCATCGGCGGGGCCGGTCTCGTCGAAGCTTTGACGGTCAAGGGTTTCACTGTTGTCGACTCCGCGGATGACGACCCCGCCGCGGTCGTGCAGGGCTGGGATCCGTCCGTGGGGTGGGCGATCATGTCTGAGGGTGCGCTCGCTATTCAGCGCGGCGCGCTGTTCATCGCCTCGAACCTTGACGCGACGCTCCCACAGGAGCGCGGATTCATGCTTGGCAACGGTTCTCTAGTCAAGGCCGTCGAGCATGCGACCGGCGTTGTCCCCCTCGCGACGGGAAAACCTCTTCCCAAGGTGTTCCACCAGGCAGGGGAGAGCGTTTCCGCGGTGCGTCCACTCGCTGTGGGCGACCGTCTCAACACGGATATTCGAGGCGCGGTTGCTGCCGGAATCGATTCCCTGCACGTCCTCACCGGCGTCAACGACGAGAAGGATGTCGCCCTTGCCATCCCGGAGGAGCGCCCCACGTTCCTCGTCAAGACCCTCGTGGGACTGAACGAGCCCTATAGCGCGCCGAGTCTTTCCGGGATGAAGGCGTCACGTGGAGAATCGTGGGCCGAGGTCTCGAATGAGGAGCTCGTGGCTTCCGGTCCCCTCGACGGTGCTTCGCTCGAGCTGTACAGGTGTGTCGTCGCTGCGTGCTGGGCTGCTGCCGATGCTGGCGTGTCCCGCGAGAAGCTTGCGGACCAGCTGGCGGACCTCGTGGTTGCGTGA
- a CDS encoding FGGY-family carbohydrate kinase: MSNSSVARDGYLMGVDFGTESVRVAIFDTSGTPITFAATPYKTTHPRPGWAEQDPDEWLSCLEASSHKAIQTAGISPSEILGISYDATTSTVLALDENGAPLRPAMMWMDVRATEQAARSAHVDSVAKLYNGNGTAPASAEWFPFKAAWIKENEPEVYERAYRIVDATDWATRVLTGEWTVSINTAAQRMYYNRDEGGWPTDFYEHLGIGDIFDKIPTNIHDLGDSVGTLSARAATLMGLLPGIPVAQGSADAWAGQIGLGVVVPGKLALITGSSHVITGQSASPIHGAGFFGSYTDGVVRGQYTVEGGQVSTGSVMKWFKDNFARDLVQAADRAGLNAYDLLNKQSAHIAPGADGLIVNEYFQGNRTPYVDGKARGNIYGLSLHHGPEHMYRAIQEGICYGTAHNLRVMEAQGYEPQEIVACGGATRGRSFMQMHSNVTGVPITLTEVGDAVVLGACMMAAVGAGVYSSLEDAASNMVHVRETIEPEPSVHEEYQFYLDRYIELYPKVADSIHTIVDHEASK; the protein is encoded by the coding sequence ATGTCGAACAGCAGCGTTGCACGAGACGGTTATTTGATGGGTGTCGATTTCGGGACGGAGAGTGTGCGCGTCGCTATCTTCGACACCAGCGGCACACCCATCACGTTCGCCGCCACTCCCTACAAGACGACTCATCCCCGTCCGGGATGGGCGGAGCAGGACCCAGACGAGTGGCTGTCCTGCCTCGAAGCCTCTAGCCACAAGGCGATCCAGACGGCTGGCATCTCCCCGTCAGAGATCCTCGGAATCTCCTACGACGCGACGACGTCGACGGTTTTGGCGCTAGACGAGAACGGTGCACCCTTGCGTCCCGCGATGATGTGGATGGACGTGCGGGCGACTGAACAGGCGGCACGAAGCGCCCATGTCGATTCCGTGGCGAAGCTGTACAACGGCAACGGGACGGCACCTGCGTCTGCTGAATGGTTCCCATTCAAGGCAGCCTGGATCAAGGAGAACGAGCCCGAGGTCTACGAGCGCGCTTATCGAATCGTCGACGCGACAGACTGGGCGACGCGTGTCCTCACCGGTGAGTGGACGGTATCGATTAACACGGCAGCACAACGGATGTACTACAACCGGGACGAGGGCGGGTGGCCGACGGACTTCTACGAGCACCTTGGTATCGGCGACATCTTCGACAAGATTCCTACGAACATTCACGACCTGGGCGACTCTGTCGGCACGTTGAGCGCTCGGGCGGCAACATTGATGGGACTCCTACCTGGTATACCTGTTGCCCAGGGTTCGGCAGATGCGTGGGCCGGCCAGATCGGTCTCGGCGTTGTCGTCCCCGGCAAGCTCGCCCTGATCACCGGATCCTCCCACGTCATCACAGGCCAGTCAGCCTCACCAATCCACGGAGCCGGCTTCTTCGGTTCGTACACCGATGGAGTGGTCCGCGGCCAGTACACAGTCGAGGGTGGCCAGGTTTCGACCGGATCGGTCATGAAGTGGTTCAAGGATAATTTCGCTCGAGACCTCGTCCAGGCTGCCGACCGGGCCGGACTCAATGCCTACGATCTGCTCAACAAGCAATCCGCACATATCGCTCCGGGTGCTGATGGCCTCATCGTCAACGAGTATTTCCAAGGCAACCGGACCCCCTATGTGGATGGTAAAGCGCGTGGCAACATCTATGGATTGTCTCTGCACCACGGACCAGAACACATGTATCGCGCCATCCAGGAGGGCATCTGCTACGGCACCGCCCACAATCTGCGGGTGATGGAGGCTCAGGGCTACGAACCGCAGGAGATTGTTGCCTGCGGCGGCGCGACCCGAGGCCGAAGCTTCATGCAGATGCACTCGAATGTGACAGGCGTGCCGATCACGCTCACTGAAGTGGGTGATGCTGTGGTTCTGGGGGCTTGTATGATGGCAGCCGTTGGTGCTGGCGTCTACAGTTCCCTCGAAGATGCTGCCTCGAACATGGTCCACGTGCGAGAGACGATCGAGCCAGAGCCGTCGGTTCACGAGGAGTACCAGTTCTACCTCGACCGATACATCGAGCTCTACCCGAAGGTTGCGGACTCGATTCATACGATCGTCGACCACGAAGCATCCAAGTAG
- the tyrS gene encoding tyrosine--tRNA ligase, giving the protein MSHILDELQARGLIAQHTDLDELRETLDRGPITYYCGFDPTGPSLHHGHLVAVILMRHLQNAGHRPLVLVGGATGLIGDPRASGERTLNAAEQVAEWTGKLSNQLSRFLSFEGDNAARVVNNYDWTSELSAIDLLRGIGKHFRMGTMLAKDTVARRLASDEGISYTEFSYQLLQANDFLELYRRHDCILQTGGNDQWGNLVGGMDLIRKAEGGSAHVLTTPIITKADGTKFGKTEGGAIWLDPTMLSPYAFYQFWLNTADSDVERLLKVFTFISLDEIDEIVAESTAKPFLRLGQRRLADEVTTLVHGAEATERVKEASAALFGKVDPANLDGDTLSDAVAELPSAAARVGMPVVDLVEALGLEKGKGAARRTIEAGGLSINGVKVEHVDAVISDDQVLPGGIILVRKGKKNLSVGRI; this is encoded by the coding sequence GTGTCCCACATTCTTGACGAGCTTCAGGCACGAGGCTTGATCGCCCAGCACACAGATCTCGATGAGCTGCGTGAAACGCTGGACCGGGGACCGATCACCTATTACTGCGGCTTCGACCCCACCGGGCCTTCGCTCCACCACGGACACCTTGTCGCCGTCATCCTCATGCGCCATCTGCAGAACGCCGGGCATCGTCCCCTCGTCCTCGTGGGAGGCGCAACGGGACTGATCGGGGATCCGCGAGCTTCGGGAGAACGTACGCTCAACGCGGCGGAACAGGTCGCGGAATGGACGGGGAAGCTTTCCAACCAGCTCTCCCGTTTCCTCAGTTTTGAGGGCGATAATGCCGCCCGGGTTGTCAACAACTACGACTGGACGTCCGAGCTGTCGGCCATCGACCTTCTGCGTGGAATCGGGAAGCACTTCCGCATGGGCACGATGCTGGCAAAGGACACTGTCGCACGTCGCCTCGCGTCGGACGAGGGAATCTCCTACACCGAGTTTTCCTACCAGCTGCTCCAGGCAAATGATTTCCTCGAGCTGTACCGGCGCCATGACTGCATCCTCCAGACCGGCGGCAACGACCAGTGGGGAAACCTCGTGGGAGGCATGGACCTCATCCGAAAGGCAGAGGGGGGATCTGCGCACGTCCTCACGACACCGATCATCACAAAAGCCGACGGGACCAAATTCGGGAAGACGGAGGGCGGAGCGATCTGGCTCGACCCGACGATGCTCAGCCCCTACGCCTTCTATCAGTTCTGGCTCAACACAGCCGACTCCGATGTGGAGAGGCTCCTCAAGGTCTTCACGTTCATCAGCCTCGACGAGATCGACGAGATCGTCGCCGAATCCACCGCGAAGCCCTTCCTGCGCCTCGGCCAACGACGCCTTGCGGATGAGGTGACCACGCTCGTCCATGGTGCAGAGGCGACAGAACGCGTCAAGGAAGCGTCGGCCGCCCTGTTCGGCAAGGTGGATCCTGCGAACCTGGATGGAGACACCCTGAGCGATGCTGTCGCCGAACTGCCGTCTGCGGCGGCCAGGGTGGGCATGCCGGTAGTCGACCTCGTCGAAGCGCTGGGTCTGGAGAAGGGCAAGGGTGCGGCTCGCCGCACCATCGAAGCCGGCGGACTCTCCATCAACGGCGTGAAAGTCGAACACGTTGATGCTGTCATCTCGGACGATCAGGTCTTGCCCGGAGGAATCATTCTTGTCCGCAAGGGCAAGAAGAACCTTTCAGTCGGACGCATTTAG
- a CDS encoding DNA-3-methyladenine glycosylase, which translates to MLDLTRDPCEVAPELLGAVIRTDVAIRIVEVEAYRGEVDPGSHAFRGLTKRNAAMFGPPGHLYVYYIYGMHWSANIVCWPEGQAGGVLLRAGEVIDNHELARERRPAAKTDRDLARGPARLAQALGIDGSFNGISLASGRIELLASGEPVESTSGPRVGVSGAGGTASYPWRFWIPGDRHVSPYRPGRS; encoded by the coding sequence GTGCTTGATCTGACACGTGATCCGTGCGAGGTGGCGCCCGAACTCCTCGGTGCCGTCATCCGCACGGATGTCGCCATCCGCATCGTCGAGGTCGAGGCCTATCGGGGAGAGGTCGACCCTGGATCGCATGCGTTTCGCGGATTGACGAAGCGCAATGCCGCAATGTTCGGACCGCCCGGGCACCTCTATGTCTACTACATCTATGGGATGCACTGGTCGGCGAACATCGTCTGCTGGCCCGAGGGGCAGGCAGGAGGAGTCCTCCTGCGGGCCGGGGAAGTGATCGACAATCACGAGCTGGCTCGAGAGCGACGTCCCGCGGCCAAGACGGACCGTGACCTTGCCCGGGGCCCTGCTCGGCTTGCCCAGGCCCTCGGCATCGATGGCAGCTTCAACGGCATCTCCCTGGCATCGGGGAGGATCGAGCTCCTGGCATCGGGCGAGCCTGTGGAGTCGACGAGCGGGCCCCGTGTGGGAGTCTCGGGCGCGGGCGGCACGGCTTCCTACCCGTGGCGATTCTGGATTCCGGGGGATCGGCATGTCAGTCCCTACCGTCCGGGACGCTCGTGA
- the argH gene encoding argininosuccinate lyase, whose protein sequence is MTDTNLALWGGRFEGGPADALAHLSKSTHFDWRLALYDIRGSRAHARELGRAGLLTSDEVDRMVTALDELETDVRSGRFTPAEADEDVHTALERGLMERAGELGGKLRAGRSRNDQIATFIRMYLRDESRRVANRVLDLVQALTDQAERAGEAIMPGRTHLQHAQPILVAHHLLAHAWPLLRDVARLADADRRAAVSPYGSGALAGNTLGMDAGTIASELGFDGVTLNSIDGTASRDIVAEYSFVFAMIGINLSRLAEEIIVWNTKEFSFVTLDDSYSTGSSIMPQKKNPDVAELARGKSGRMIGDHAGLLATLKGLPLAYNRDLQEDKEPVFDQVDTLDALLPAMTGMVATMTLHLDRMAELAPQGFSLATDIAEWLVKEGVAFRDAHEISGACVRLCEERGIELDDLSDDDFASIDSRLTPEVRSVLTVEGSVASRDGIGGTAPVRVAEQHRAALTELERLRKFASTSA, encoded by the coding sequence ATGACGGACACGAACCTAGCCCTATGGGGAGGCCGCTTCGAAGGCGGGCCTGCCGATGCTCTCGCGCACCTCTCGAAGTCGACGCATTTTGACTGGCGGCTTGCGCTCTATGACATCAGGGGGTCTCGAGCACATGCTCGCGAACTCGGCCGGGCAGGGCTGCTGACGTCTGATGAGGTCGATCGCATGGTCACCGCTCTCGACGAGCTCGAGACCGATGTTCGCAGCGGCCGCTTCACCCCGGCGGAAGCGGATGAGGACGTGCACACCGCTCTCGAGCGGGGACTGATGGAGCGGGCCGGTGAGCTGGGCGGCAAACTCCGGGCAGGACGATCCCGCAACGACCAGATCGCGACCTTCATCCGCATGTACCTGCGGGACGAGTCGCGCAGGGTTGCCAACCGGGTCCTCGATCTCGTCCAGGCGCTGACAGATCAGGCCGAACGCGCAGGCGAAGCGATCATGCCCGGTCGCACACATCTCCAGCATGCTCAACCGATCCTCGTCGCCCACCATCTTCTCGCGCACGCGTGGCCGCTCCTGAGAGATGTTGCCCGTCTCGCCGATGCTGACCGGCGTGCAGCCGTGTCTCCCTACGGCTCCGGTGCCCTGGCAGGGAACACGTTGGGGATGGATGCGGGGACGATTGCGTCGGAGCTCGGTTTCGACGGAGTGACGCTCAACTCGATCGACGGCACGGCGTCGCGCGACATTGTCGCCGAATATTCATTCGTCTTCGCGATGATCGGCATCAATCTCTCTCGCCTGGCCGAGGAGATTATCGTCTGGAACACGAAAGAGTTCTCCTTCGTGACACTCGACGACTCCTATTCGACTGGTTCATCGATCATGCCGCAGAAGAAGAACCCGGATGTCGCAGAGCTCGCCCGCGGGAAGTCGGGCCGCATGATCGGTGACCACGCTGGCCTTCTCGCCACGCTCAAGGGCCTGCCGCTCGCCTACAATCGTGACCTCCAGGAAGACAAGGAGCCGGTCTTTGATCAGGTTGATACCCTCGATGCTCTCCTGCCTGCCATGACGGGCATGGTCGCCACAATGACTCTGCATCTCGACCGGATGGCGGAGCTTGCCCCGCAGGGCTTCTCGCTCGCCACTGACATCGCGGAGTGGTTAGTGAAAGAAGGTGTGGCGTTCCGGGATGCTCACGAGATCTCGGGAGCCTGTGTTCGACTCTGTGAGGAGCGCGGCATCGAACTCGATGACCTCTCTGATGACGATTTCGCGTCGATCGATAGTCGGCTCACACCGGAAGTCCGGTCGGTTCTCACTGTCGAAGGCTCGGTTGCGTCCCGTGACGGGATCGGCGGCACTGCACCGGTACGAGTAGCCGAGCAGCATAGGGCCGCACTGACAGAGCTCGAGCGCCTCCGGAAGTTCGCTTCGACGAGTGCTTGA
- the argF gene encoding ornithine carbamoyltransferase — translation MTQNMRGRSFLKESDFSPEQWLSFVELAAELKAERHAGQERQRLAGRCIALIFEKTSTRTRCAFEVAAAHQGAMTTYLDTSASQIGHKESIEDTARVLGRMYDAIEFRGDRHEDVEALAATAGVPVYNGLTNDWHPTQMLADALTIREHVAAPMAEIVSTYVGDARYNTGRSFLVSGALLGQDVRIVAPEGYQPPADVVSLAEEIAAASGARITVTDSLDAVAGSHAVSTDVWVSMGESKDVWSDRIAALLPYQVNARLMASAPDAVFMHCLPAFHDQNTSVGRDVYRDFGLAELEVTDEVFRSPASVVFDQAENRLHTIKAVMVATLS, via the coding sequence ATGACACAGAACATGCGTGGACGTAGTTTCCTCAAAGAGTCCGACTTCTCTCCTGAACAATGGTTGTCCTTTGTCGAACTCGCGGCGGAACTGAAGGCCGAACGCCACGCCGGTCAGGAGCGTCAGCGACTGGCTGGGCGCTGCATCGCACTCATCTTCGAGAAGACGTCCACTCGGACTCGGTGCGCTTTTGAAGTCGCCGCGGCTCATCAGGGCGCGATGACGACCTATCTGGATACGTCAGCATCCCAGATCGGGCATAAGGAATCGATCGAGGACACGGCTCGGGTCCTCGGACGGATGTACGACGCGATCGAGTTCCGCGGCGACAGGCACGAGGATGTGGAAGCGCTGGCCGCGACCGCGGGCGTGCCGGTCTACAACGGGTTGACCAACGATTGGCATCCGACACAGATGCTGGCGGATGCGTTGACGATCCGCGAGCACGTCGCAGCGCCGATGGCGGAGATCGTCTCGACGTATGTGGGCGATGCTCGCTACAACACGGGCCGTTCGTTCCTCGTGTCCGGGGCGCTACTCGGCCAGGATGTGCGGATCGTCGCTCCGGAGGGCTACCAGCCGCCTGCCGATGTTGTGAGCCTTGCCGAGGAGATCGCGGCCGCCTCGGGAGCCCGTATCACCGTCACCGATAGTCTCGATGCTGTGGCAGGTTCCCATGCCGTGTCGACAGACGTGTGGGTCTCGATGGGAGAGAGCAAGGACGTGTGGTCGGACCGCATCGCCGCCCTCCTGCCCTACCAGGTCAATGCGCGTCTCATGGCCTCCGCTCCGGACGCTGTCTTCATGCACTGCCTACCGGCCTTCCACGACCAGAACACGTCCGTTGGCCGCGATGTCTACCGCGACTTCGGGCTGGCCGAGCTGGAGGTGACCGACGAGGTCTTCCGGTCCCCAGCCTCTGTCGTCTTCGACCAGGCCGAGAATCGTCTCCACACGATCAAGGCTGTCATGGTGGCCACCCTGTCGTGA
- a CDS encoding MFS transporter has protein sequence MTSPLRALVAPIYAPSLIYSIGHGALQPVVVLAALDIGFSDAGASAVLGLSGLVGVLSAPLLGRAISRLGDRASLIAASVLALVALALSFIALFFPGSAFAQTSFILAMAAIAVSLNVWMLARQAYIAEALPGEWRGRGLSTLGGMLRLGVLIGPLVSTLLIALWGLASVFVMNAITVAIAMALIIRYLIPLPPSGEQPEEDRASAQHRSDAPVGVPRPDARSTIIAGVGVTALVILRSNKNVIIPLWGATLGLDNQLITLAFALSALIDTAMFYPGGRLSDRRGRLWGLVPSLTIMSGAIVLMVTWSQPIGFFVSSALLGLGNGFGSGILMTVGADLSPAQNRARFLGYWQAITNSGAAAGPFIASALTAAVGVSAALWATAGLGLAGALWFRTLLPGTYRRLGLTLRGTPLD, from the coding sequence GTGACCAGCCCCCTGCGGGCTCTGGTCGCACCGATCTACGCCCCGTCCCTCATCTACTCCATCGGTCATGGGGCCCTGCAGCCTGTCGTCGTCCTCGCGGCGCTCGACATCGGCTTCTCGGATGCTGGGGCTTCGGCTGTTCTCGGTCTATCAGGCCTTGTCGGGGTTCTCTCGGCCCCACTTCTCGGGCGTGCTATCTCGCGACTGGGTGATCGGGCGTCCCTTATCGCCGCCAGCGTCCTCGCTCTCGTCGCACTCGCACTGTCCTTCATCGCCCTCTTCTTTCCCGGCTCCGCTTTTGCACAGACGTCGTTCATCCTTGCCATGGCGGCGATCGCGGTGTCGTTGAACGTGTGGATGCTGGCGAGACAGGCCTATATCGCCGAGGCGCTGCCGGGCGAATGGCGGGGACGCGGGCTATCCACGTTGGGCGGCATGCTGAGACTCGGCGTCCTCATCGGCCCGCTCGTCTCCACGCTCCTCATCGCCCTCTGGGGACTCGCTTCCGTGTTCGTCATGAACGCCATCACCGTGGCGATCGCGATGGCGCTGATCATCCGTTACCTCATCCCGCTTCCGCCGAGTGGGGAACAGCCTGAAGAGGACCGGGCCTCCGCCCAGCACAGGTCAGACGCACCTGTCGGGGTCCCCAGGCCCGATGCTCGGTCGACGATTATCGCGGGCGTGGGCGTCACCGCTCTTGTCATCCTGCGATCGAACAAGAACGTCATCATCCCGCTCTGGGGTGCCACCCTAGGGCTCGACAATCAACTCATCACCCTCGCATTCGCCCTGTCGGCACTCATCGACACCGCCATGTTCTATCCGGGCGGGCGGCTGTCGGACAGGCGTGGGCGTCTCTGGGGACTCGTTCCAAGCCTGACGATCATGTCCGGGGCCATCGTTCTCATGGTGACGTGGTCGCAGCCGATCGGGTTCTTCGTCTCCTCCGCCCTGCTCGGCCTCGGCAACGGCTTCGGTTCGGGAATACTCATGACCGTGGGTGCGGATCTTTCTCCGGCGCAGAACCGCGCACGGTTCCTCGGATACTGGCAGGCCATCACCAATTCCGGTGCCGCTGCCGGCCCGTTTATCGCCTCGGCTCTGACGGCGGCTGTCGGAGTCAGTGCTGCGCTTTGGGCGACTGCGGGTCTCGGACTAGCGGGCGCGCTCTGGTTTCGGACATTGCTGCCCGGTACGTATCGACGACTGGGTCTGACCCTGCGCGGGACACCCCTGGACTAG